DNA from Desulfarculus baarsii DSM 2075:
CAGCGTGCCCAGCTCCAGGCCGCCGTACTCCTCGGGGATGGACAGGCCAAACAGGCCCAGCTCGCGCATTTTTTGCACCACGTCCTCGGGGATGTGGTCTTCGTCCTCGACCTGCTGGCTGATGGGCTCCAGGTCTTGCTTGACGAATTTGGCCACGGTGTCGACCATCATGCGCAGATTTTCGGGGATATCAAAGTCCATGCTTCGCCTCCTGATGGCGGCGGGGCCGCCGGGGTTGTTTTGGTTGTCGGGGTGAAGATGAGCAAGAAGCGGGCCATGGCGGCATGTCAAATATATATATTGTAATATCGACGTGTTACTCCATATATGCGCGACGCGGCGGTCGACGGCGGGCCGGGCTGGCGTATAAAAAATTAGACACCACGCCGGGCCGTGGGGCCGCTTTAATCCCGAGTTTTGGCCGACCTAGGGCCTGGCGTGCAAAAATCTAGACATGTAGTGAATTTTAGACGGGTCAGTCGACCAGGCCGTGCCGCCGCATTTTCTGATAAAGCCCGCTGCGATGAATGCCCAGCAGCCGCGCCGCCCGGGCCCGGTTGCCGCCGCAGCTCTCCAGCGCCCGGGCGATGGCCCGCCGCTCGGCCAGCTCCAGCGCCGCCCGCAGGCCGCCCATTGGCCGGGTCGCCTCGTCGTCGGGTTCGAGGATGTCGGTGGGCAGATGGGCCGCGCGCAGCAGTTGATCGCCGGCCGCCTCGGCCGAGGCCCGCTCCAGGATATTGCGCAGCTCCCGGGCGTTGCCGGGCCAGCCATAGGCCCGCAGCCGGGCCATGGCCTCGGGCTCGATGCGCACCGGCGCGCGGCCGCCCTCGGCGCGGATGCGCGCCAACAAGGCGTAGCACAGCCGGGGCAAGTCCTGGCTCATCTCGCGCAGCGGCGGGGTGTGCAGGCGGAATATATTCAAGCGATAGAACAAATCCTGGCGGAACTGGCCGGCCTTCATCATCTTTTCCAGGTCGCGGTTGGTGGCGGCGATGACCCGGAAATCCAGGTTGAGCGGTTTGGCCCCGCCCAGGCGCTCCACCTGGCGCTCCTGGATCACGCGCAGCAGCTTGGCTTGCAGGGCCAGGGGCAGCTCGCCCACTTCATCCAAAAATATCGTGCCGCCGTGGGCCAGCTCGAAGCGGCCTGGCTTGCCGCTGGGGCTGGCCCCGGTAAAGGCCCCGGCCTCGTAGCCGAAAAGCTCGGCCTCGAACAGCTCGCCGGGGATGGCCGCGCAGTTGACCCGCACCAGGGGCCGATCGCGGCGGGGGCTCATCTGGTGGATGGCGTGGGCGAAAAGCTCCTTGCCCGTGCCGGTCTCGCCGGTGATCAGCACCGCCAGCTCGGAGGCCGCGGCCTGGGCGGCGATGCGCTTGGCCTGCTGCATGGCCGGCGACTGGCCCACCACCCGCTCCAGCGAATAGCGCTCGCCATAGAGCTGGCGCAGTTCTTTTTCATAATAATCCAGGCGGCCAGCCAGCACTTCCGTCTGGCGCACCAGCTCGCCCACCCGCTCCAGATGCCAGAAAATCAGCTTGCCCGCCGCGCCGATCACCCGGCCCTGGTCGTCCTTTAGCGGGATGCGCGCCACCACCCGCTGGCGGCCGCCCATGAAAAAAACCCGGCCGATCTCGGCCTTGCCGGTTTTGAGCACGTTCATCAGGCCGCTTTCGGGGTTGATCTGGACGATGGAGCGACCCACGGCCTCCTCGGGAGCCAGGCCGTAAAACTGGCGCGCCGCCTCGCTCATGAAGCGCACCACGCCCTGGGCGTCGACGACGATCTGCGACTCGTGGGGGTTTTGCAGTAGCGCCGCCAGCAGCCGGTCGTCCAATTCCATCTGGGGTTTTTTCATGCCGCGCCTCGTCCGCCCTTTTGCCCGGCCTAATCGGCCTGGCGCTCGTCGACCCAGCGGCGAAACTCCTCCACCAGCCGCCAGAAACGCGCGATGGCCTGACGGCCGGCCTCGGTGAGCCGGGCCCCGCCGCCGCTGACCCCGCCGGCCTGCTTTTCCACCAAAGGGCTGACGGCCAGGCAGTTCATTTCCTCGACCAGATTCCAGGCATGGCTGTAGCTCATGCCCATCGAGCGGGCCGCCGCCGACAACGAACCGGCCTGGTCGATGCGCTCCAGCAGCACCACCCGGCCCCACGACAAAAACGTCTTGCCGTCTTTTTCCAGCCAGATGCGTCCCTTGAGGTTGAGTTTGTCGTGGCCGATCTCCGGCCCGCAGGCCAGGGCGTTGCGTTCGTGGGGGATGGTCGGTTTGGGCATGGACTCCCGCCTGGGCTGGGTGAGCGATTGATCGGGGCCTGGACCAGTATATAAAATCCGCCCGGCCCAGGCAACGGCGCGGACCGGCGGCTAATAGGCGTAGGGCTCGGCCTGGTGAACGGTGAAAATATAGGGCACGCTCGGGGCCGGGCACGGCCGCAGACGTTCGGCCCGGAACAGATACTTGCGCTCGATCGCCAGCATCGGTCCGGCCTTGAGCTTGGCCTCCACGCCGGCGTGGGCCGTTGCCTGGGCCGGCGTCAAGCGGCCATAGGCCTCGACCCAATCGCCCAGGGCCGGGGCCGGGCCGCCGTGGTCCACCAAAAAGGCCACCACCACCGCGTCGGCCAGGCAGCACCAGACCATCAGCCGACCGGCCAAAAGCACCCCGCCCTTGTCCATTTCCGGGTCCGAGACCACCTGGGCCCGAAAAACATAGCGCCGGGCCGTGGGGTCGGCCTTGGCGTTTTGGGCCAGCATGAACAGCTCGGCCACGTTGATGCGGATGTATTCCTGGCCGTTCCACGCCACCCGCGAGGTCTGGGTCGGCTTGGAGCGGGCCGGCTCATCCAGAACGCTGGCCGCATCGACGCCCGGCGTGGCCAGCACCACCGGCTGGCTGATCAGGCAGGCGGCCAACAGCACCGCAAACAGCGCCGCCCGCGCCCCTCCGGCCCGGCGCTTGGCCGCCAGGGCCATCGCGGCCAGGCCCGCCGCCGCCAGGAGCGCCCCGGCCAGGCCGGTCAACCACCGGAATTTGGGGTTCAACAGCAGCCAATAATCGGCCGAAAAGGCCAGCCAGACCATGAACCCGCCCAGCCCGGCCAGCATCAGCGCCTCGAAAACGGCCGCCGCCCGCGTTATCAGCCCCACAGCAACCCCCAGATCAGCGCCAGGCCAAAGACCAACAGGCACGGCGCGGCCACCAGCACCGCGAAGGCCCGGCCGCGAAAGATCGCCCCGTACATGGCCAGCAGCTTGAGATCGACCATGGGCCCCACGCCCACGAAGGCCAGCATCGCCGCCGGCGGAAAGCCCACGAAAGAGGCCGCCACGAAGGCGTCGGCCTCCGAACACACCGAAAGCAATATGGCCAGGCCCATCATCGTCAAAACGGCCAAAATCGGGTCGCCGCCCATGGCGCTGAGCCACTGGGGCGGGGCAAAGGCCTTGATCGCCGCCGCGGCCAGGCAGCCCAGGATCAAATACTTGCCCATCTCCAGAAACTCGTCGGCCACCCGGGCCATAAGCGTCAGCGCCCCCGGTCGCGGCCGGCCGGGCAGGTGGCCGTGATCATGGCCGCAGCCGCAGGCGCAGGCCGCCCCGTGGCCGGCCATGGGCAGCTCCAGGCCCGGCGCGCCATTGTTGGGCCCGCGCAGCAGTTCGGCCACCGGCCGACCGCCCAGGGTCAGGCCCACCAGCAGGGCCGGCGCGGCCACCATCAGCACCCGGCCCAAAACCATCGACCAATCGCCGCGAAAGGCCACGTAGGTGCTGGTCAGCACCAGGGGATTGATCACCGGAGCGGCCAGCATGTAGGCCAGGGCCGCACCCGGCGGCGCGCCACGGGTGATCATGCGCCGGGCGATGGGCGCCACGCCGCATTCGCAGGTGGGCAGGACCATGCCGGCCAGCAGGCCCGTCAGGGCCGCGCCCAGACGGCCCCGGGGCAGGCGGCGCAGCAAAAAATCGTCGCTGACATAGGCGTCGAAGATCACGGCGATGATCGAGCCCAGCAACAGAAACGGCGCGGCCTCCAGAAACGTGGCCAGGGCCAGCGAGACGAACAGATCAAAGGGCGTGGCGGCGTTCATGGGCTTGGGCGTTCTCCGGCAA
Protein-coding regions in this window:
- a CDS encoding sigma-54 interaction domain-containing protein; translation: MKKPQMELDDRLLAALLQNPHESQIVVDAQGVVRFMSEAARQFYGLAPEEAVGRSIVQINPESGLMNVLKTGKAEIGRVFFMGGRQRVVARIPLKDDQGRVIGAAGKLIFWHLERVGELVRQTEVLAGRLDYYEKELRQLYGERYSLERVVGQSPAMQQAKRIAAQAAASELAVLITGETGTGKELFAHAIHQMSPRRDRPLVRVNCAAIPGELFEAELFGYEAGAFTGASPSGKPGRFELAHGGTIFLDEVGELPLALQAKLLRVIQERQVERLGGAKPLNLDFRVIAATNRDLEKMMKAGQFRQDLFYRLNIFRLHTPPLREMSQDLPRLCYALLARIRAEGGRAPVRIEPEAMARLRAYGWPGNARELRNILERASAEAAGDQLLRAAHLPTDILEPDDEATRPMGGLRAALELAERRAIARALESCGGNRARAARLLGIHRSGLYQKMRRHGLVD
- a CDS encoding winged helix-turn-helix domain-containing protein — translated: MPKPTIPHERNALACGPEIGHDKLNLKGRIWLEKDGKTFLSWGRVVLLERIDQAGSLSAAARSMGMSYSHAWNLVEEMNCLAVSPLVEKQAGGVSGGGARLTEAGRQAIARFWRLVEEFRRWVDERQAD
- a CDS encoding TIGR03943 family putative permease subunit; amino-acid sequence: MGLITRAAAVFEALMLAGLGGFMVWLAFSADYWLLLNPKFRWLTGLAGALLAAAGLAAMALAAKRRAGGARAALFAVLLAACLISQPVVLATPGVDAASVLDEPARSKPTQTSRVAWNGQEYIRINVAELFMLAQNAKADPTARRYVFRAQVVSDPEMDKGGVLLAGRLMVWCCLADAVVVAFLVDHGGPAPALGDWVEAYGRLTPAQATAHAGVEAKLKAGPMLAIERKYLFRAERLRPCPAPSVPYIFTVHQAEPYAY
- a CDS encoding permease codes for the protein MNAATPFDLFVSLALATFLEAAPFLLLGSIIAVIFDAYVSDDFLLRRLPRGRLGAALTGLLAGMVLPTCECGVAPIARRMITRGAPPGAALAYMLAAPVINPLVLTSTYVAFRGDWSMVLGRVLMVAAPALLVGLTLGGRPVAELLRGPNNGAPGLELPMAGHGAACACGCGHDHGHLPGRPRPGALTLMARVADEFLEMGKYLILGCLAAAAIKAFAPPQWLSAMGGDPILAVLTMMGLAILLSVCSEADAFVAASFVGFPPAAMLAFVGVGPMVDLKLLAMYGAIFRGRAFAVLVAAPCLLVFGLALIWGLLWG